The Ptiloglossa arizonensis isolate GNS036 chromosome 4, iyPtiAriz1_principal, whole genome shotgun sequence genome contains the following window.
ATTAAAagtttaaaatacatttaatattaatattgctTAACAATATACATTGAAGATAACGACCTACGTTTATTAGAAGTATCATTATCGATAATGTATACATAGATACATGCGTATAGCAGATAATTTTGTGGATGTAAAAAACAAGTATTACAAGTTTACATTGACATTAAATTTTTAGATACTTTTTATATAGTTTAGTGTGCCAAGTATGTAAATTGTACATAATACTAACTGATTGCAGCTTGACTAGAGGAGTTCAATGTTTGTAAGAGTAACTCGATCGTGACTGTAGAAAATAAGTGCAAACTGCCATCGATAGGCGTGATAATCATACTCAAGATATCTTTGCGTCGTGAATGGTTCTCCACGTGAGTCCATCTCCATAGGGACCATGATTCGATGGAAATAATACATACCACCAGCTTctataataaaagaagaaaaaaaaacaacgatacAATGTATCcgattattatattaaaaagaaggaaaattctAATTACAAAAGTAATACCTGCCAATGGTGCCTAAAAACAATTTCCAATTTTGTCTTGGTCCAAAATTATATGGATTTTGATATAATTTTCCAAGTTCTTTATACTTTTGCATCTCTGTGCTGTTTATATGTGCTTCTATACTCGTCTCCCCTCTAGTGATAAGACCCGCGTGCCACCATGTTAACGCTCCTAACGCTGCGAAAGTAGCCACGCAAATTAACGCTGCAAAAATTATAAGTCTTCTTCTCCATTCTTTAGCATTTGTGTCCGCCGCTTGTTTAGCTATTTCAGCTAATTCCTCTTGACTTAAATGGTCCAGCGATTCGGTCTGGAACAACAATTacgatacaaaaattttgtacagtgatttcatttattttgaaaaaagtgATAAAACTTACCACAGGAATTATTTCAGAATTGTTAATGCGCACAGGATGACCATCTAATTCTGGGTCTTGAGTCGGAAAGAATTCTTGATACGCTATTTCAACTCCAAACAGCATAATGAATAAAATACCGAGTACCGTAAAAGCCATATATTGAAAAAAATGGCGGTGATTGTAATGACCGACGCAATTATTTAACCATGCTATTTTTCACGTCAAGAAATTTATAGCAGTTTGTACCAATATAggaaaatgaatattttgtCTAAAAGGATACGACAATGATGATCCATCTTAAGAATGCATTTATTGCATACAGAACAGTGATGCGTTCTAGGTGGTTTTGGTTTAATGCACTTTTTACAAATGCTTACAGCTTCTGGAATAAGACTACCTACCGGTGGGTAGCCAGCCGGAACACTTACACCCATGTAGTAATGAAAACATACGTTTGCCAGTAACCAATTTCCAATCAGTAAGAGTATTATCGTCATCAATGGACTTTTCTCCCACCAATATGGTAGACCAATGTAATATGAAATGTATACAATACACGCGGATAAGAGACTTACCATTACTACAAATACCTGTGAACTGCCAGGCTTAGTAAATATATTGTGAACAGTGTTAAATTCTTTTATACGGTAAGTTACACaattatgtaaaattttcacaataaaTTATAGCCTAAATAACATAGGATAGATTAGTAAAGTACTTACAGGTCCTAAACAGACTGTGAAATTTTCTACGAACCAAAACATTGGCTCCAAAAGAATATCACATATGTAACTCCAATTTAAGAAGTCATTGTAAAATAAAGATTTTATAATGATTTGAAGACGCCACCATTTTTGCTTTAAATTAAGtctgaaaaaaaggaaaacatacacattacAATGATACATTTAAACAAATAACAGTTCTTAGTTATTTTTGGTAACTTACTTTAGAATGTTTGGAGCTTTTGTTAACGaccattttattttcaccatttttatttatgtacaaattttactctattattcttattaatattttatgattGTTGTTTAGAGTCTCACTGTCATTTTATAAATCAAATTGTATCTATAAACGTAATTGGTGTGATTACCGATTGgttaattattatcattatacaATATATTGCACGACATCGCATTGAATTTTACGTCAGAGATCTCTTTACAACCCCTCGTGTTgctatgaattttttttctttacagaaCATTAGCCTAAATTAATCTTCGACACTTATCGGATCAGAGTTTGATAATGATTATTTTGATCGCGCTTTAAATAGAAGAAACAAACTATAGAAAACAGCTGCTCTTGGAAATGCATAACCTATACATTGCTTGTGAGAATTTAATCTTGTGCGCCACTGTCGCCAGTATGTATTACCTAAAACTGAACCTCTTCGATTCAAAAGggaaattaaaatcaaaatttatccAGATAGGAATGTCATTTTTTATCGAGGTATCAAGAATATACGATAAATGGAAAACAATATTTCTCAGATAAGTTTAAAACGATAAACGGAAGACAGTGATGTATAGATCAAAGTCAGACTTAACACAGATCTATATATTACTGCATgttacgtttaataaatttacGAGCGGTATCATTAACAGGTAAATAATTTCTTGGCAgtgtacaaataaaaatttttattacgaaaagaacaaaacatttttagtgtctagaatggaaattttaatttttattaaatacaaatgtTTTCTTTGTAGAAACAATTTAATTGTCGTTCATCCAAAGATAAAGCGATCGTAGTGGAACAGAAATACgtaaattgcaaaaaataataaaatcctATAATATTACGATAATTGTAACAGaatcaaaaatattcaatttgcatatgtatatatacattcaAAGAAATGCAAATACCAATGTATGTATATTAAACGCATACATATTGGTACGCAACATATCGATtggtaaaaaaaatcgattcctgAAGTAGTAGCATATacacgaaagaaagaatcgaatatCCTCGATCGGATCGCAattatcgtcgaatcgatctTTTTACAGTTGCAGTCGCGTGAAAACAGTCAATATTCGTCCTTCGCGAATATGCatatatgatatatatatatatatatatatatatatatatatagtacagGATTTAcagtaaaattgagaaattcaacaaatTCGATGACATTTGTACGCGTAAAATATCGCTTTAGAATATCTCGAGTATACGCTAACAGTTTCTACATAGGTGAGATTACTTTACAACAAGTTTGTAGATATCAGGCAATGAGATTAATAATGATTGTATTGATAACAATAACCTTTACGCGATAGTATAATCGTAATAGTAAATAGTAAGGTACGAGAGAATCACACGAGGCGTTGATCTCGAAAGATCACGTTTCTCTTAGTTGGTCGAGGATACTACGATCTATTATATTATTGGGTTACTAACTATACTTGTTCCATCGTGCACGGGTCGTTGCAGCCATTGTTGACCCTTTACTCTATTTTGCAGGCATTtgcggaccatagtttaaaagtATCCGAGCGAGGAAACCTTTTTATAGTATTTCGTATTATTTACGAATTACAGTTGCAGTGTGGAATTTTTTGCAAAGGTATCGAAAAGGATACGAAAACGACCCGGACGATGAACAGTAATCGAAGCTCCTTGAGAAAAATCTTCGTAATCGTACTTAACTGCCACGAAGATGGTCAAATCGTACACTATGTGTAAGTTTCATACATATGCTTAAACCCTTTCAGATTTATCGTCTATTTCGACGAATTTTTCATACCGTATATCGAATTTTATTTGTAGAACGAATTCGAATCTGAAAGGGCCGATTAtaggaaatttgaaattcgcGAAATCTGGTAAAAGGAGTTATTGTGTCATGGGTGTATCGACACCGTCTAAAACAGCGGTTCTCAACCTGTGATACGCAGTACGGATGTCAgtttgttcgatcgaaaaaataaTTGCGCGCTTCTATTCGATCGACTGTCGATCGCTTTCGTAGATAATATTTATGTACCCCGTGTAAAATGGTAGACGGAAAAACAGGTGGAGAACCGCCGATCTAAATAAACGAGACTCGAATATTTTCGACTCGTTGAGAACAAGGATTAGAGGGATTCGGAAGAAATATAGAGGCGAAAGATCGTGTTCGATCGAGATACCGTGTTACCCCGATCGGAGTAACTCGGCTGTTAAAACTTTTAAAATTCATCGTTGCTACAAGGTGGAAGAATTACGTTCGGGAATTATGCTCGCATCCATCCTGCATAACTAAATCGGGTAAAGGCAACGCCTATACCGTACGTCGAACCTTTATCTCGTCGTTTTCGGATGCGTTTCTCCCTAATTTATACTCATTTTGCCTTATTCGCAAAGAAACGTCGAGAACGAACGATCTTTGCGCGAAAAGTTTACTAATACtgttaatttttcatcgtgCTCTCGACAGCACGTTCGAAAGACTGGGTAGGtagggtaaataaataaatatatatatatatatatatatatatatatatatatatatatatatatatttacaaacaACGTTCGACAAGCTCCGATTGTTTTGTCCGCGTTGTTTGTTCGTAACCAACGAACCGTTAAATACAATCAAACCATTCGCGTGGAAAATACAAGCGGAGCTCGTTCGAAGGTTCGATCAGATGGGGGCTTTTGGGAATCGAATTAGAGGTGTAAAATAATAACGGTAAATATCTCATAAGACAGTGTCGAGGGTGTCGAGACTTCGCAAGAGCTGCTCGTCCTTGGAACACCATTGCACCAATTCCTCGATCGTCACCACGCCGTCTTTGTTCGCATCTATCAACTGGAGGGAAAGAAtatgcttcgtttcttcgtttcttcggaaaTTGTACACTTCGGAATTGTAATACTCACGTGAAAGATACGATCGACGTGCTCCCGAGCAGCCAAGTGAGGCTCGACGATTTGGGGCTGAGTGTAACGGCCCAACATCTCGTAAATAGAACCAACCACGTCCAGCATCTCCTCTTTGCTGATCAGCCCGTCGCCGTCCAGATCGTAGAGTCCGAACACCCACTGGAGTTTCTCCTCCACCGAGCCTCTGGACACTTTCGACAGGATCGTGAGGAATTCCTGGACAAGAAAGAGAAGAGCAACGAGGTTGGGAgagaagaatttcgaaacgttgGTAAAATCGAACAACGTTTCACCTCGAAGCTTATTTTTCCAGATGGTTTTCTCTTCATGGTGTTGAAGACGTAGTGAGCATACTGGCTGGCATCTGGAAGATTTACGCGTTATTATCATTCTAATCGAAACGATTGTTTGTTTCAGACGAGAATTCTCACCTCCCTGCGGAAAGAACTGCGAGAAAATCTGCTTGAAGGCCTCCTCGTCGACGAGGCCGGTCGGGCATTCCTGTTTGAAGCCACGATAAATCAACTGTATCTCCTTCCTGGAGAACCTGGTGTTGGCCGCCAAGGTGGCGAGCTCCTCCGGCTTGTGCCGGCCGCCGAGGGCGAGGGCACCGGCAGTAGAACCCCCTAAAACGCCCCCGAGTTCTTCAAGCTCGCTCTCTGTAAGTTTGCCAACGGGCGTTTCGCTTCTAAGACTGTACGCGTTCGAGAGTACTCCCCTCTCACCTTTTCAACTGTGCTTCTTCCTCTACTTCAGGCTAAAGGAGAGACGCCGTTCCTCCTCTCTCACTAGCAGGCAGGAGAGGAGACTGGCGCGGTTTCTACTTACGAGACAGGGTGCAACAAGAGCTCGAGAAGTTTTAGCATTACTTTAGAGCGGGAGAAGATACGCCGGGTGCCCGAGAAGACAGCGCGGCTGATCCTCCTCCAGGCAACCTGCTTACGCTCCCCCTGAGCAAAAACAGGGTCCTACTTGGAACGGAGTGGGCAAAAggtaggagaaggaggaggagaaggaggacacatacatacacacatacgtacgcacgcacacatacacacgtacaGTGCGCGCGTTGGCAACACGGACAATACCTGGAGATGCGAATACAGGTGCAGAGACTTGCAGGCAGAGAACTCGTGAACGTGGGACAAACGGGAGGTGTTTCGCCCAGGTAAAACAATTCGATCAGATCCGATCGTAGGTCGCTCATTACGAAAACGATTCATTCTTCTTTTAGAGCTAGGCGGAGATCGTGTTTTACTTGGGAGAGAAACAGAGATAGAAACGACGCGCGCACGATTCCATCCTTCTGCGAGCACAATTAGCAAAATTGATACCGGAACACGATATAGACGGTATACGGTCGGTTCGTTGTTCGCTCGACGATGGAAAGATGCGTGGAATCGAAGACAGAGAGAAAAGTCACTAAATAGGTTTCAGGCGACTGAAAAGAACAACTGCTATATGTACTATACTTTGGACTCGGATAATCGCAAAGTCGAGGGGTCGCTTTCGTCGACGAGGAGAAGATCCTCGGCGTCGTAAATCTCGTATACGTATTTTCGATTTACTCGAAAAGTTTTGCCCGAGACAGCCGTCCGGAGACACGTTTCGTATTCAAGCGACGCAACGTTAAAATCGATACTCGTTAACGCGAGGcgctataaatataattataattaccgGCACCGTGATAAGATTCAAGAGCAAACGAAAGCGCGACCCAACGCTACAATCTACAAAGGGGGGAAGGGTGTTTCATCGGCTCTAAAGAATAATAGCAATCTCTAGAACAAATGCACCTACTCAAAGAAGGGCCTAACGAATCTCGCAACCTACGAAGATACTCTACGAGAATTTGTACAAGGCGTCTCGTCGTCGTCCCCGTCCAAAACCGAGAGGAAAATGGAAACTTGTTTCGTTCTCGAGGAAGGTTTCCGCTCGCGTTTGAACGAGGAATCGCCGAGTACGGGACATCATCCTCTACACCGCTACGAGCGAAAATTTACACGCGTTTATCCAACGGCAGACAGTCGCGAATGCAACTCGATGTTAGCACGTTCGAAAGAGGAACACCGAGTgttattcgacgaacgatcgatcggtcggaGATGGATTCGCGCGTGTCTGTCTGTCATGCAATTACACACCCCTGAACGCATGCTTCGGttcttttcgaaaatgttcGCGATCGCGCGTACACGAGGTTCCGTCGAGGGTGAAAGGATCATCGGACGAACCCCGTGGGCATCGTGGCCAACGTTTCAAGATCGACCGGTCTCGTCtcgcgttttttcttttttcatgctCTTCTTCTCGCGGTTTCTACGGTGTTCAAAGAGCCGTGTCAAACTCGTCGTTCACGGCTAAGGTAGAAGCTTCCCATTGATCGCTGCTAAAATTACAATCACGGAACTACGTAAAGCACCGACAAATATTAACGCCCACGAGAAGATTGCGCGACTCTACACAACGGAAGCTACAAAGCTGGGCCAACGATCGGTGTCTACTCTATCGCTCTATACGGAGTGTTTTTTAACGCGTGCACAGGAATTTGGGAAATGATTTATCGAGCAAGGTCCGGCGTGACCGTGTTTACGGATTCACCGGCAAGCTGAACGATCAATTTTAGATAACTCGACGAGTATTGATCAAGTATGGACATTGAACGCTGGAGAAGCAACTGGTTCGGATCAAGCTACCGGTCTACGAACGACGGCTACTTTTATACGAAGCTTTCTAGCTCGCTACGTACGCAATACTTGCAGAGGTAATCAACTTGTTGGGTCCCGCGAACAATTCACGAAACAATTCCCGCGCGTCAAGAAACACCCTGTAGAAGAATGCGTTGCggagaagaaacaaaagaaacggagaaactttcgACGAAAATTGATCTAGCGCGAACCGTTGTCGTTCGAGATTGTCCGAACACGGACGTGCGCTTTGAAGTCTCCTGTATGTGTACATCGTAAACGcgcatgtgtatatatatatatatatatatacgtacatatatgtatatacttaagtatgtgtgtatatacatatgtgtatacaCACGCATATACACGTATACATATAGATATGTATATACTCTGCACTGTAATTCCACTAGCAGCTCTGGTCCCGGGCATCCGGGGTCACCATAGCAACGGGAGAGCTCCTACCCTGTATCCAGCCCACTTGGCGTTTCCGTTTTCCGGAGCATTTTTATCAATTAAAAACGCGCGAATCCAAAGACGCGCACGATACGTGCAAGTAGAAAAGAGACCACGATGCACGTATACACTgtcatcgtcgtcgtggtcgttgtcgtcgtcgtcgttgtcgtcgtcgtcgtcgtcgtcatcgttgtAGTCCATCGGTTCCCTAGTAAATCGCGAGCAACGATTCGAAAAAGGGGTAGAGGGTAAAAAGGGGCGGACGGGAGGGTGGTTAACTCTCGAAGAGGAGGGAGGAGCAGTGGTCGGCCGGATGGGCAGAAAAGAAAGTGGAGTAAAAGAGAGCGTTCGATTGGTGTTTGGTTTTTCTCTCTCAGTCGAGCGAGTCTCGCACCTTGCCGTTGCATGGTTTCGCAGCTGTTAGCACCGAGGCACACCGCAACGAACGCGCGTTAAAGGGGGAGATCGTTCCGGGGCCCGGGCTGTGCGGATGCAGTCCCTTCGTCTCAAGGAGGATCTCTTTTCCACGGCGTATCGACTGGCCTGTCGGTTTACCGATTTACCCGGAGAGGAAACTCGAGCGGCACTACAGTCCGCCTGTACGAATCATGGACTTACTTTTCTCCCGGCTCTTACGTGCCTTCATTTGGTAGTTCAAGCGATCCACCAACACCCGACCTCGATTCCGATCCGTCGCTTTCCTCGAAACGATCTGTTGCGTTTCCTTCGTTCGGTTTCCTCTTCTGCCTTCTATCTGTTTCACCTGTCGCTCGGAACCGATCGACGCGTGTCACCCGATTCAACGATCGATGCTCCACGACGGACTAACGTAACTTGGCCCACTGACTCGATAACGACGCGCGCGACCCTCGCACGCTGATGCATCGAAAGACCCGGCCACGCAAAAGCACGGGCTTTCCTTGCTCGCGCGCAAGTCCGGCCCGACGCTTTTTCGAAGGGCGCTCTCGCCGGCCGCGCGGCCGGCAAACGGCTTATTATTCGAACAAACAACGATGCACGGATCGGCTCGTTATCGACGAATTGCACGGTGTTTCTCGCGACCCGTTTTCTTTTCTCGGTTTGGCCTACTTTCGACGGATTATTCTGTCTGCAACGCTCCTGAATATTCACCAGCCCGACCGCTTTCCCTCGTAAATTGGAAGttattcttctattatttttatgcaTTGTGTCACGGAATACCTACTTCGGTAGAGTAGTTATCGATAACGTATACTTCTTGTGGCTTTATCGACGACAAAACGATAATTCATCCAACGAGATCCTTTTTTTTCCGCGAGAACCGGTGAAAGTTCGGAAAAAGGCTACTTCGAATAGAAAAGGTCCGAGTAACGTTTATTTACGATACCAAATGTGCCGTATAGTTGAAACTACCAACGAGGGTCTATTTCAAACGCGATAAACATACATAATACGTGTACCTTTGGTCCATTCATCTCCGGCGCGGTCGGAAAACGCAAACCTCCTTCGTCCGACTATAAACGATTTTTCTACTGGATGCGCGCATTTTAAGCGTGTACTACTTGCCCGCCACTTTAGGAAATTTTTTtcgattatcgatcgatcggacgTAAGTGGCGTAAGAATACGTATCGCCTATACGATCGGTAAAATGTAATAAACATTTATCGTTATTACCAACAAAGTATCGAGCATGACCTTGCAATCTCTGGGaaaaaataacttttttttatccTCGAATGCAACAGAGTTCTGTTATTCTGTTAAAAAGATTCGAGttatacaataaataatatcgGACGTTTGATGTACCGGCTGCGTATGATGCGAGGGATCGCGAAGTTCGCAGAGTCACGAAATTTTAAGGAATATCTTCAAAATTGTTTATACAAAAACGAGTATTTATTTGTGTGATTGCGCACACGCGTTAATGCAtcatagaaaaattaatactgcgtcggaaaatgaaaaacaaatcgaGACAGTAGGCGAACGTTTAATTAACGTTCAAAAGTGAGCCAACGATCCGATCTATTGTCAATTTCACAACTACCCCATCAGGATGCGCACTGTTCCTGTTgtcaattttatcgatcgataataTCGGATTTTAATATCTATTTCTAGATGGCAGGATAATAGTATTTTGCGACCGGTAGTTGACTCATTTTACCGGTACAGGAGTAAAACATGTGTAAAGATAAATAAAGATGCGGTCCATTGATGCGACCGCAACGCTTAATTTTCcctttgttttttatttaataaaatacgatCGCTGCGCGCTTAATGTATAGCAAAACAGTTTCTTGCAAATCTTATTATGTGTTCGACGAAATCGGTTAAAAAGCAGTCCAGTGATTAAAATAAGAATTGGTTTAATTCGAAACAAGATAGATATAGTCGGGGAAAAAGGGGTAATTTTGTCGCGAAACTCGTTTCCGGTAGATGTTGAaccaaatttattttcgaatccTTTTTCAAAAAGGAATTTGCG
Protein-coding sequences here:
- the LOC143145748 gene encoding A-type potassium channel modulatory protein KCNIP1 isoform X1, with the translated sequence MYSVNVTPGRSSEKQITSKSVDNEMGMYRNRRKESIPVKVFNYFKTQMQAEGISKSELEELGGVLGGSTAGALALGGRHKPEELATLAANTRFSRKEIQLIYRGFKQECPTGLVDEEAFKQIFSQFFPQGDASQYAHYVFNTMKRKPSGKISFEEFLTILSKVSRGSVEEKLQWVFGLYDLDGDGLISKEEMLDVVGSIYEMLGRYTQPQIVEPHLAAREHVDRIFHLIDANKDGVVTIEELVQWCSKDEQLLRSLDTLDTVL
- the LOC143145749 gene encoding uncharacterized protein LOC143145749, producing METCFVLEEGFRSRLNEESPSTGHHPLHRYERKFTRVYPTADSRECNSMLARSKEEHRVLFDERSIGRRWIRACLSVMQLHTPERMLRFFSKMFAIARTRGSVEGERIIGRTPWASWPTFQDRPVSSRVFSFFMLFFSRFLRCSKSRVKLVVHG
- the LOC143145748 gene encoding A-type potassium channel modulatory protein KCNIP2 isoform X2 is translated as MQRQESELEELGGVLGGSTAGALALGGRHKPEELATLAANTRFSRKEIQLIYRGFKQECPTGLVDEEAFKQIFSQFFPQGDASQYAHYVFNTMKRKPSGKISFEEFLTILSKVSRGSVEEKLQWVFGLYDLDGDGLISKEEMLDVVGSIYEMLGRYTQPQIVEPHLAAREHVDRIFHLIDANKDGVVTIEELVQWCSKDEQLLRSLDTLDTVL
- the LOC143145746 gene encoding palmitoyltransferase ZDHHC16A isoform X2, whose amino-acid sequence is MVSLLSACIVYISYYIGLPYWWEKSPLMTIILLLIGNWLLANVCFHYYMGVSVPAGYPPVGSLIPEAVSICKKCIKPKPPRTHHCSVCNKCILKMDHHCPWLNNCVGHYNHRHFFQYMAFTVLGILFIMLFGVEIAYQEFFPTQDPELDGHPVRINNSEIIPVTESLDHLSQEELAEIAKQAADTNAKEWRRRLIIFAALICVATFAALGALTWWHAGLITRGETSIEAHINSTEMQKYKELGKLYQNPYNFGPRQNWKLFLGTIGRSWWYVLFPSNHGPYGDGLTWRTIHDAKIS
- the LOC143145746 gene encoding palmitoyltransferase ZDHHC16A isoform X1 yields the protein MVKIKWSLTKAPNILKLNLKQKWWRLQIIIKSLFYNDFLNWSYICDILLEPMFWFVENFTVCLGPVFVVMVSLLSACIVYISYYIGLPYWWEKSPLMTIILLLIGNWLLANVCFHYYMGVSVPAGYPPVGSLIPEAVSICKKCIKPKPPRTHHCSVCNKCILKMDHHCPWLNNCVGHYNHRHFFQYMAFTVLGILFIMLFGVEIAYQEFFPTQDPELDGHPVRINNSEIIPVTESLDHLSQEELAEIAKQAADTNAKEWRRRLIIFAALICVATFAALGALTWWHAGLITRGETSIEAHINSTEMQKYKELGKLYQNPYNFGPRQNWKLFLGTIGRSWWYVLFPSNHGPYGDGLTWRTIHDAKIS